In the genome of Bacteroidales bacterium, one region contains:
- a CDS encoding LytTR family DNA-binding domain-containing protein, with protein sequence MNTPFKALIVDDEASAREILEKFLSGFPECRIVGKEADADSALKAVLFHHPDIIFLDIEMPFKNGFDLIREIRKYPIAPTIVFVTAYNEYAILAIKLAAFDYILKPIDPDELKQCIYKFLSEKGKMDVGQKLDNLIREVDHTFKLRFNIRTGYLMIEPNEIVYFVADGSYTDIVLLDEKRETISQSIGKLEETLTNQFFRINRSVIINLSYLRKINRHRNECILSAGGKEYLFSIPSKHIRLLDELKL encoded by the coding sequence ATGAATACACCTTTTAAAGCCCTTATCGTTGACGATGAAGCCAGTGCACGGGAAATTCTTGAAAAATTTTTATCCGGCTTTCCCGAATGCAGGATCGTTGGGAAAGAAGCGGATGCAGACTCAGCACTGAAGGCAGTCCTGTTCCATCACCCGGATATCATCTTTCTCGATATTGAAATGCCGTTTAAAAACGGATTTGACCTGATCAGGGAGATCCGGAAGTACCCCATCGCTCCGACGATCGTCTTTGTAACGGCCTACAACGAATATGCTATCCTGGCCATAAAGCTTGCAGCATTCGATTATATACTCAAACCCATTGATCCGGATGAACTGAAACAGTGCATCTATAAGTTCCTGTCAGAAAAAGGGAAGATGGACGTTGGACAGAAATTGGACAATCTGATCAGAGAGGTTGATCATACATTCAAGTTGCGTTTCAATATCCGGACAGGGTACCTGATGATCGAACCGAATGAGATAGTGTATTTCGTTGCTGACGGAAGCTATACCGATATTGTCCTGCTCGATGAAAAGAGAGAAACCATCAGCCAGAGCATAGGCAAACTTGAAGAAACCCTGACGAATCAGTTTTTTCGCATCAACCGCTCGGTGATCATCAACCTTTCTTACCTTCGAAAAATTAACCGCCACAGAAATGAGTGCATTCTGTCGGCAGGAGGAAAAGAGTATTTATTCAGCATCCCGTCCAAACACATCAGGCTCCTGGATGAACTTAAACTATAG
- a CDS encoding T9SS type A sorting domain-containing protein yields MDIMKNKLLPILLMLGPLLSAAQKHDAGQDSLAFYLKSGIYTPLNYYDSIYITSLPTLELPDHFRGDNAPLLPPIVDNSTQPFMRPVFNQAGYSCGQASLVGYNFTYEMNYVRNASGDEPENQHPTHFTWNWMNGSNYYGGVSYYHSMEVLRHVGDPSVEDYGGMSAGGEKRWMSGYDLYYNAMHNRIRDAFNIRTDTYEGFMTLKHWVHSHLDDASVGGVGSFYANQPSLHVFPGGSPEAGKHVCTGWSSSASHALCIVGYNDSIRWDYNDDGLYTNDLDINGDGVVTVKDWEVGGFKFVNSYGGVPGWGDSGYCYMMYKTVADVFGEGGIWNNTVNVLKPKYDCSPQLTMKVTLTHTCRYRLKITAGVSDNVNATAPTYVMSFPILNYQGECLYMQGGTTEADKTIEFGLDITPLLNYLPPGLEAKFFLQVEESDPENWGTGQINSFSLMNYTSGVTEIPCSETNVPIQQNAMTRLSVVAAINYSDVTIQTASLPPATLYEPYSYTLAAAGGTLPYEWSLRYEYQETSSSSSFPAVTAEQLTPTSNTTGYALKALPFQFPFYGELYDTVYMYVNGFLKFDNSLVTFPYHKDNYLRFLKNRNIAPRFDFNLQIYPSYGDGLWYQGDSTGATFRWNVSQTGMSSTSDLNMVVKLYPDGKIEFFYGTSTIPSSVEWYAGVTNGDAKNYHIPSGSGVNPMTQNKKIQLNPFPYPLDMTMDVSGLFHGAPQKAYAQFPVTFLATDQNAISSKKTLAFTTTGIQSDFVIHAGSDNTIEPGDTVLVDVTLKNLSDDPYTEATMKLTTEDDMVILMDNIQPIGTIQPGEILIFQDAFSFLVADAVSDRHPIAMQHIITAVQDTLQRTLTFTASAPVIVPGLLTVQDYADQILDPGETSNLVLALHNEGGGKAIHLIAGLSSPDPYITINQSLDTVLLLPAHSDTSFVFNITASPQTPYGHIAPFTLSVGGDPEVLITDSLYLIVGTITEDFETGDFTKFPWYYAGQQNWMIETGTIYQGTFSARSGTINDSQSSALLLQADVLSTSLISFYSKVSSESGYDFLIFLIDGAEKGRWSGEATWNKHTYTVGEGPHIFQWKYQKDGSVVGGSDCAWIDYVVMPPTDALLLTVYAGNDDTICQGSTVQLNATVFNASSIEWSTSGSGTFNDQTISDPLYTPGISDINSGNVTLTITGSNELDLELSDIMQLTISRLPYPFAGPDRLTCEGSPVTLDAEVTYSDSTFWTTGGDGTFNDPTLLDATYTPGQEDLANGAVNLFLTAFPHPPCTQSQADTMSISVQYEPQAFAGEDGWACENAPRNLSGTAVNSGSILWESLGDGIFNDPTLLSATYTPGPEDISLGTAELTLKAFGIDPCTGSDIDSIILTLDPGPMVDAGEDQTILYNTSATLQGMASGGSGDYSYYWEPGAYLEDPGVQNPVTIPLTSPVTFKLTATDNSTGCPQSDEMTVFIEGSPFELTVTATPNPACTGNVVQLFADAQGSTGPFSYSWTSDPPGFSSGLQNPTDTPLVNTTYYASVTDNLNNVIQDFVPVVLVDPPFASAGDDATVCLGDSYMLQGQADNYTEIQWYTFGDGSFDDASLLHAIYTPGPADLVAGDALLQILVTGIEPCNIPAPDMMVLSYWPETQVTLSELPDLCLDDPPWMLTGGSPEGGIYSGTGVVDEYFYPDISGAGTFVITYTYTDENQCSFSASQPITVDECTGINKQNEQSAIKVIPNPNHGIFKVQMDALLEEMVFLRIMDPAGNLVYEHDLPVRSGRNDVEINLSCLKSGVYILTVISNGTLATRKIVIF; encoded by the coding sequence ATGGACATCATGAAAAACAAACTTCTGCCCATCCTGTTGATGCTGGGGCCCTTGTTATCCGCTGCCCAAAAACATGATGCCGGTCAGGATTCACTGGCCTTTTATTTAAAATCCGGCATTTACACGCCCCTGAACTATTATGATTCGATCTACATCACGTCACTGCCGACCCTGGAGTTACCGGATCATTTCAGGGGAGATAACGCACCGCTGCTCCCGCCCATCGTGGATAATTCAACACAACCGTTCATGCGGCCTGTATTCAACCAGGCAGGTTATTCCTGCGGACAGGCCTCACTGGTCGGGTATAATTTTACCTACGAAATGAATTATGTCAGGAATGCATCAGGGGATGAACCTGAAAACCAGCATCCCACGCATTTTACCTGGAACTGGATGAACGGCTCGAATTACTACGGCGGTGTCAGTTATTATCACTCCATGGAAGTATTGCGGCACGTCGGTGATCCCTCAGTGGAAGATTACGGAGGAATGTCGGCCGGGGGGGAAAAACGGTGGATGTCGGGCTATGACCTGTATTACAATGCCATGCACAACAGGATCCGGGATGCGTTCAATATCCGGACGGATACTTATGAAGGATTTATGACACTCAAGCACTGGGTGCATTCACATCTGGACGATGCTTCAGTTGGTGGTGTAGGTAGTTTTTATGCCAATCAACCCTCTCTTCACGTGTTCCCGGGTGGATCACCGGAAGCGGGTAAACACGTCTGCACCGGCTGGTCATCTTCAGCTTCCCACGCCCTCTGCATTGTAGGTTACAACGATTCCATCCGCTGGGATTACAACGATGACGGCCTGTATACCAATGATCTGGACATCAACGGTGACGGAGTGGTCACGGTTAAAGACTGGGAAGTCGGAGGATTCAAGTTCGTAAACAGTTACGGAGGTGTACCGGGCTGGGGCGACAGCGGGTATTGTTACATGATGTACAAAACAGTGGCAGATGTCTTTGGCGAAGGGGGTATATGGAATAACACGGTGAATGTGCTCAAGCCAAAATACGACTGCAGTCCGCAGCTGACCATGAAAGTCACCCTTACCCACACGTGCAGGTACAGGCTGAAGATCACGGCGGGTGTTTCCGATAATGTCAATGCAACGGCTCCGACCTATGTGATGAGTTTCCCCATCCTTAACTATCAGGGAGAATGCCTGTATATGCAGGGAGGTACGACGGAAGCGGATAAAACGATTGAATTCGGACTGGATATCACTCCCTTGCTGAATTATTTACCACCCGGGCTGGAAGCAAAATTTTTCCTGCAGGTGGAAGAAAGTGATCCTGAAAACTGGGGAACAGGACAGATCAATTCATTTTCACTGATGAATTACACCAGTGGTGTGACTGAAATTCCCTGCAGCGAAACGAATGTTCCCATCCAGCAGAACGCCATGACCCGTTTGTCGGTTGTCGCCGCAATAAATTACAGTGATGTGACCATCCAGACAGCTTCCCTGCCCCCGGCCACTCTCTATGAACCCTATTCTTACACCTTGGCTGCAGCTGGCGGCACCTTGCCGTACGAATGGTCGCTCAGGTACGAATATCAGGAAACATCCTCATCATCGTCCTTCCCGGCCGTTACGGCCGAGCAACTGACTCCGACCAGCAATACGACCGGGTATGCCTTGAAGGCCTTACCGTTCCAATTTCCGTTCTATGGTGAGCTCTATGATACGGTTTATATGTATGTCAATGGTTTTTTGAAATTTGATAACTCCCTGGTCACCTTCCCTTACCATAAGGATAATTACCTGCGGTTCCTCAAAAACAGAAACATAGCACCCAGATTTGACTTCAACCTGCAAATCTATCCCTCCTACGGTGACGGTCTGTGGTACCAGGGAGACTCAACCGGTGCCACGTTCCGGTGGAATGTGTCGCAAACAGGAATGTCATCCACTTCGGATCTGAATATGGTAGTCAAACTGTATCCCGATGGTAAAATTGAGTTCTTTTACGGTACCAGCACCATCCCCTCTTCTGTTGAATGGTACGCGGGTGTCACAAATGGAGACGCCAAAAATTACCATATCCCGTCAGGTTCGGGTGTCAACCCTATGACACAGAATAAAAAAATTCAATTAAATCCCTTCCCGTACCCGCTTGACATGACCATGGATGTCTCCGGACTCTTCCACGGCGCTCCCCAAAAAGCCTATGCACAATTTCCGGTTACCTTTCTGGCTACTGACCAGAATGCTATCTCGTCAAAGAAAACACTGGCGTTCACCACGACAGGCATACAGAGTGATTTTGTGATCCATGCGGGCTCCGACAACACCATTGAGCCAGGGGATACCGTTTTGGTGGATGTGACCCTGAAAAACCTGTCGGATGATCCCTATACCGAAGCGACCATGAAACTCACCACCGAAGATGACATGGTCATCCTAATGGATAACATACAGCCGATCGGTACAATTCAACCGGGAGAGATCCTTATCTTCCAGGATGCATTTTCCTTTCTGGTGGCAGATGCTGTTTCTGACAGGCATCCCATCGCGATGCAACACATCATTACGGCTGTTCAGGATACACTCCAGCGCACGTTGACCTTTACGGCAAGTGCTCCGGTCATCGTTCCGGGATTGCTCACCGTTCAGGATTACGCTGACCAGATACTGGATCCCGGTGAAACATCCAACCTGGTACTTGCACTCCACAATGAAGGCGGAGGAAAAGCGATCCATCTGATCGCAGGCCTCTCTTCGCCCGATCCGTACATCACCATAAATCAGTCGCTGGATACCGTTCTCCTGCTCCCTGCCCATTCCGATACATCTTTTGTTTTCAACATAACCGCATCACCGCAAACTCCCTATGGACATATCGCACCCTTCACTCTGTCGGTCGGGGGAGATCCTGAAGTTCTGATCACCGACAGCCTGTATTTGATCGTGGGTACGATCACAGAAGATTTTGAAACCGGCGATTTCACCAAATTTCCCTGGTATTACGCCGGACAGCAAAACTGGATGATTGAAACCGGAACTATTTACCAGGGAACCTTCAGTGCCAGGTCGGGAACCATCAATGATTCCCAGTCAAGCGCATTGCTGCTCCAGGCAGATGTCCTGTCAACATCCCTGATCTCCTTTTACTCAAAGGTCTCTTCCGAATCAGGTTATGACTTCCTGATCTTTCTGATTGACGGTGCGGAAAAAGGGCGGTGGTCAGGAGAAGCCACCTGGAATAAACATACGTATACGGTCGGGGAAGGTCCGCACATTTTTCAATGGAAATACCAGAAAGATGGAAGCGTGGTCGGGGGAAGTGACTGCGCCTGGATCGATTATGTTGTCATGCCTCCCACCGATGCATTGCTCCTGACCGTTTATGCCGGTAATGATGACACCATATGCCAGGGCAGCACCGTTCAGCTGAATGCCACTGTTTTCAATGCTTCTTCCATTGAATGGTCAACCTCCGGATCAGGAACATTTAACGATCAAACTATATCTGATCCCCTTTATACGCCAGGTATCTCCGATATAAATTCCGGTAATGTCACTCTGACCATCACGGGATCCAATGAGCTGGATTTGGAGCTATCAGATATTATGCAATTGACCATCAGTAGGTTACCATATCCGTTTGCAGGGCCGGACCGTCTTACCTGTGAAGGATCCCCTGTCACGCTTGATGCCGAGGTCACCTACTCCGACTCCACGTTCTGGACGACCGGAGGCGACGGGACCTTTAACGACCCCACCCTGCTGGATGCAACCTACACGCCCGGTCAGGAAGATCTTGCAAATGGGGCAGTCAACCTTTTCCTGACAGCCTTTCCCCATCCGCCCTGCACGCAGAGTCAAGCCGACACCATGTCGATCAGCGTTCAATATGAACCACAGGCGTTCGCCGGTGAAGACGGCTGGGCCTGTGAAAATGCTCCCCGCAACCTTAGCGGAACGGCTGTGAATTCCGGTTCAATCCTTTGGGAGTCATTGGGAGACGGTATTTTCAACGATCCCACCCTCTTGTCAGCGACCTATACGCCAGGACCGGAAGATATCAGCCTGGGCACGGCAGAACTAACGCTGAAAGCATTTGGAATCGATCCATGCACAGGTTCGGATATAGACAGCATCATCCTGACACTGGATCCGGGACCGATGGTTGATGCCGGGGAGGACCAGACGATCCTTTACAACACTTCCGCCACGCTTCAAGGAATGGCCAGCGGAGGATCAGGTGATTACAGTTATTACTGGGAGCCCGGGGCCTACCTGGAGGATCCGGGTGTGCAAAATCCCGTGACCATCCCCCTGACCAGTCCCGTCACGTTCAAACTGACCGCAACAGACAACAGTACGGGATGCCCGCAGAGCGACGAAATGACGGTCTTCATCGAAGGCAGCCCGTTCGAACTGACGGTCACGGCCACGCCCAACCCCGCCTGCACAGGCAATGTTGTCCAGCTGTTTGCCGATGCCCAGGGATCCACGGGACCTTTCAGCTATTCCTGGACCTCAGATCCTCCCGGATTTAGCTCCGGCCTTCAAAATCCAACGGACACACCGCTGGTCAATACAACCTACTACGCAAGCGTTACCGATAACCTGAACAATGTCATTCAGGATTTTGTGCCGGTAGTACTGGTTGACCCACCGTTTGCCTCAGCCGGCGATGATGCAACCGTATGCCTGGGGGACTCCTATATGCTTCAGGGTCAGGCAGATAATTACACCGAAATTCAATGGTATACCTTTGGTGATGGTTCCTTTGATGATGCCTCCCTGCTTCACGCCATTTACACCCCCGGACCTGCTGACCTCGTCGCCGGTGATGCCCTTCTGCAAATCCTTGTCACCGGGATCGAACCCTGTAACATACCTGCCCCTGACATGATGGTGCTCTCCTACTGGCCTGAAACGCAGGTTACGCTCAGCGAATTGCCTGACCTATGCCTCGACGATCCTCCCTGGATGCTCACCGGTGGCTCCCCTGAAGGAGGTATCTATTCAGGCACCGGTGTCGTCGATGAATATTTTTACCCTGACATTTCCGGTGCCGGTACCTTCGTGATCACCTATACCTATACGGATGAGAACCAATGCAGTTTCTCCGCAAGCCAACCCATCACCGTGGATGAATGTACCGGAATCAACAAACAGAATGAACAGTCAGCGATCAAGGTCATCCCGAACCCCAATCACGGTATTTTTAAGGTTCAGATGGATGCCCTGCTGGAAGAAATGGTTTTTCTGAGGATCATGGATCCTGCGGGTAATCTTGTCTACGAGCATGATCTGCCGGTCAGGTCAGGCAGAAATGACGTGGAGATAAACCTCAGCTGCCTGAAATCAGGAGTATATATCCTGACGGTCATCAGCAACGGCACCCTGGCGACCAGGAAAATAGTGATATTCTGA
- a CDS encoding rubredoxin, with protein sequence MCGYVYDPAEGDPRNGIPPGTAWEDLPEGWVCPICRANRSYFRQMD encoded by the coding sequence ATCTGTGGATATGTATATGATCCCGCTGAAGGAGATCCCCGTAATGGCATTCCACCGGGAACAGCCTGGGAAGACCTTCCTGAAGGCTGGGTATGTCCGATATGCAGGGCCAACAGGTCCTACTTCCGGCAGATGGACTGA